In Peptostreptococcaceae bacterium, the genomic window TTGGATAATGTGCCATCCCAGATGATATTGCTTGATGGCGAAACGGGATACGTCAAAGCGATGATAAACGGCACAAGGCTCACGGAAATAAGAACAGGGGCCATTACGGCGGTTGCCACAGATCTTATTTGCAGGGAATCAGTTAAGACAGCGGCAATCATCGGTACAGGCGGACAGGCTCCATGCCAGATTGAAGGCCTTTTGACTGTAAGGAATATCGATAAGGTGAATATTGCCGCAAGAAACTATGATAAAACAAAATTATTTGCAAAGGAAATGAAAAATCGCTTCAAGGACAGGTTTGAAACCGAGTTTATTGCATGCGAAACCATTGAAGAGGCAGTAGCGAATGCAGATATAATAAATACAGTTACTACATCCCATACACCTATTATTAGGAAAGAGATGCTTAAAGAGAATGTTCATATAAATGCAGTAGGTTCGTTTAGACCGGACATGCAGGAAATCCACGAGGATATAATGGAGAACGCATCTTTCATTTTGGTGGACAACTTGGAGGTCGTATTGAAGGAATCAGGGGACCTGCTTAAACCCATTGAAATGGGGCTTATTAAAATTTGCGATGTTGATTCTGAGATTGGTTCATATATTGCCGAAAACAAGAACTATAGAGGTTCCGGTGGGATAACTGTATTCGAAACTGTAGGATTTGCAGTTCTTGATTTAGTTGTGGCAAACGACATACTTATGAAAATGGTTTAGAAATTCAAGAAAAATGGAACAAGAAAAGGAACAAGCGCAGAAAGGGTAAATCCATTTATAAAGGCAATCAATGATGTTTCGCTATCAGTGGATTTAGATATAATAGGAAGTGTAGAATCCATGCTGGTTGCGCCTGCCGGGGCTATGCTCGTAAGAAAGTTGAGGTGTTTGGCAATCACTGGAATAATCAATACTGCCATCAATTCCCTGAAAACATTACATAGAAAAGCAATTGCGCCGACCTCGGCGTTTACCAATCGTGTCAAAAGGATTCCAGATAGGCTGTACCAACCGAATCCGGAGGCAATAGAGAGACTTATTCCGATTTCACGATGAAGTATGAATGCGGCCAGGATACCTCCTGTCAGACTTCCGAGAACGATTGAAAAAGGTATCAATAATACCTTTGGACCCAAAACCCTTAATCGATGAAAAACACTGCGATTGTATCCCAATTCGATTCCTACTGTAAGAATAAGAAAGTTTAATGCATAACCGGAGGCATGCTCAATTAACGGCTTCATCTCCATTGGAAGAAAAACAAATCCGAAGAAAATGCCGGAACATACTGATATGACAATGGCAAGCGACATGGTTAACTCCTTTCAAAAAATCTCTTTGTAGCGATATAGACAAAAAGAGTGCTGAAAAATATTGTGCTTATTGCATATATGAAGGAGTCTATGCCGATGGTTTTTAAATTGGACAAAAGGCTTTTGTTCATTCCTATCGAAGCACCCATAAAGAATAAAAGAAACACCAGTCCTACGAATTGCAGTTTTGAATTCAACAGGACTGTTTTTTTGCTTAGATTTGCTATTGAGCCTATAAGTATGCCAATAATTAAAAAAAATAGAACCTGGGTCAATTTAATTCCCCCATTCTCTGCTAAAGTATTGATAATAGTAGCTTTTAATACGTCCGTTGTACAGTTTTCTGTTTTTATCTGATTTGATGGCGAAAGCGGATTCAAAGTGCTCGTGAGAGGTTATTAT contains:
- a CDS encoding ornithine cyclodeaminase family protein; translation: MIQIDKKKIDEIYTMAEAIESVKRALVLNENGKAQIPVRTSLSFADKQGTCLFMPGLIESMDLIGIKIVSVFPGNSKMGLDNVPSQMILLDGETGYVKAMINGTRLTEIRTGAITAVATDLICRESVKTAAIIGTGGQAPCQIEGLLTVRNIDKVNIAARNYDKTKLFAKEMKNRFKDRFETEFIACETIEEAVANADIINTVTTSHTPIIRKEMLKENVHINAVGSFRPDMQEIHEDIMENASFILVDNLEVVLKESGDLLKPIEMGLIKICDVDSEIGSYIAENKNYRGSGGITVFETVGFAVLDLVVANDILMKMV
- a CDS encoding lysine exporter LysO family protein, yielding MSLAIVISVCSGIFFGFVFLPMEMKPLIEHASGYALNFLILTVGIELGYNRSVFHRLRVLGPKVLLIPFSIVLGSLTGGILAAFILHREIGISLSIASGFGWYSLSGILLTRLVNAEVGAIAFLCNVFRELMAVLIIPVIAKHLNFLTSIAPAGATSMDSTLPIISKSTDSETSLIAFINGFTLSALVPFLVPFFLNF
- a CDS encoding LysO family transporter, whose product is MTQVLFFLIIGILIGSIANLSKKTVLLNSKLQFVGLVFLLFFMGASIGMNKSLLSNLKTIGIDSFIYAISTIFFSTLFVYIATKRFFERS